A stretch of Zymoseptoria tritici IPO323 chromosome 1, whole genome shotgun sequence DNA encodes these proteins:
- a CDS encoding mitochondrial import inner membrane translocase, subunit Tim44 (Mitochondrial import inner membrane translocase, subunit Tim44) — MCPIGGGLKRTLFLHVGLVLGDQSLTRGRTAPYHPILVSHNDNNETYFLKPVDPTQPAYRRTIVASTIRQYSEASVRLRQDGASKEQDKQKPEGEEAEEGAEGEKKKDKKDEPAPPPHGGKTPWQVFTETLQTEFKASKEWNEGTKELSGSIHDFTQNPNVQRARSAYSKGVEAATTTTGKVIMGTAGAIGKSAAWTWDTPVAKVIRAGAGAVGSGVEKVTRPVRQTEAYKNVKEVIDDGSSQRYGGWTEREERRRRREERDIKMGIDPNKPVEIHEEDPNAGSAVTVHKDSAWKESWKAFRENNPAMQRLFSNVGSTYRESENPLISTARSVSDRIAGFFAENETAQVIKRFREMDPSFQLEPFLTEMRTYILPEVLEAYVTGDIETLKLWLSAAQFSVYHALMQQYTTAGLKSDGKILDIRGVDILSARMLDPGEIPVFVIMARTQEVHVYRNKKSGELAAGMEDKVQQVTYAIGVTRIPEEVSNPETRGWRLIELQKSARDYV, encoded by the exons CTCCCTACCACCCCATCCTCGTCTCccacaacgacaacaacgaaACCTACTTCCTCAAACCCGTAGATCCAACCCAACCCG CATACCGACGGACAATAGTAGCATCGACTATTCGACAATATAGCGAAGCTTCAGTGCGATTACGGCAAGATGGCGCAAGCA AGGAGCAAGACAAGCAGAAGCCAGAGGGTgaagaggcagaggagggtgctgagggagagaagaagaaggacaaaaAGGATGAGccagctcctccacctcatGGCGGCAAGACTCCGTGGCAGGTCTTCACTGAGACTCTCCAGACCGAGTTCAAAGCCAGTAAGGAATGGAATGAAGGTACCAAGGAACTCAGCGGATCCATTCACGACTTCACACAGAACCCGAATGTGCAACGTGCGCGATCAGCATACAGCAAGGGTGTTGAAGCTGCTACCACTACGACCGGAAAGGTTATCATGGGTACAGCTGGAGCTATTGGAAAGAGTGCTGCTTGGACTTGGGATACTCCCGTGGCCAAGGTTATCAGAGCCGGTGCGGGCGCTGTTGGTTCTGGCGTAGAAAAGGTCACCCGGCCTGTACGCCAGACAGAGGCGTATAAGAATGTCAAGGAAGTGATCGATGATGGGTCATCGCAGCGCTACGGAGGATGGACAGAGCGAGAAGAGcggagacggagaagagaggAACGAGACATCAAGATGGGCATTGACCCGAACAAGCCTGTTGAGATACACGAGGAGGACCCGAACGCTGGCAGTGCTGTGACAGTCCACAAAGATTCCGCATGGAAGGAGAGCTGGAAAGCTTTCCGCGAGAACAACCCAGCGATGCAGCGCCTCTTCTCAAATGTTGGATCGACATATCGCGAATCTGAGAATCCTCTCATTTCCACGGCGCGTAGCGTCTCCGATCGTATtgcaggcttcttcgctgAGAATGAGACTGCGCAAGTCATCAAACGCTTCCGCGAGATGGATCCTTCATTCCAGCTCGAACCGTTCCTCACTGAAATGCGCACATACATTCTACCCGAAGTTCTCGAGGCCTACGTTACCGGCGATATCGAGACTCTCAAACTCTGGCTCAGTGCAGCGCAATTCAGCGTCTACCACGCTTTGATGCAGCAGTACACCACCGCAGGATTGAAGTCTGACGGCAAGATCTTGGACATCCGTGGTGTTGATATCCTCAGTGCGAGAATGCTTGATCCGGGTGAGATTCCGGTCTTCGTCATCATGGCGAGAACGCAAGAGGTGCACGTTTACCGAAACAAGAAATCCGGCGAGCTGGCAGCTGGTATGGAGGACAAGGTGCAGCAGGTCACATATGCGATTGGTGTGACAAGAATTCCTGAGGAGGTGTCCAACCCCGAGacgagagggtggaggttgATTGAGCTGCAAAAGAGTGCTCGAGACTACGTTTGA